Within Gemmatimonadota bacterium, the genomic segment CGCGTTCAGGCGCGCGCCGCCCGCGCACGAGGCCCAGGACGTTCGCGCCACGCAACGAGTCGGTCGCGTTACGCCGGGGCGGGCGCACCCACGCGTGCACGTGACGGCCGTCCACCGGCTCGAGCCCGAGTCGCCGGAACTCCGCCTCCAACCAGCCGCGCGCCTTCACGTTCTCGGGCGTCATCGCGCCGCGCCCCCCCATCGAGTCGTGCGCGAGTCGGTAGACATCCCCGATGAGGCGCGCCGAGTCGAGGGCGGGCAGCACCCCGGGCCGCGGAGCGTCCTGGGCAGTCGCCCCGGGGGTGCGCCCGCACGCGAGCAGGAAGAGGAGCCCGAGGGCGGCCGGCATGGCGCGTCGGAAGTCGCGAAGCAGTCGAGTGATCATGCGCGCAATCTGGTCGCGCGACCGGCAAGCCTCAATACGCGCCGGTGCGTGGCCTCAGCGGACCGCGACCACCACGAGTCGCAGTTCCGGCGACCCGACCGCTCCGCCAAGTCGATTGGGCGGACGAAGCTCCTGGACCTCCACGCGCCGCCCCGCGACCGTTCGCTGGCGGGCAGCGGGCGTCGAGGCCGTCACCTCGATCTCGACGAGCACTTCCGGCTCCGGCGCGACCGTCACCCCCACCTCGACGATCGCGCGTCCTGCCCAGACGCAGACGGCGTCGATAGGACAGGTGGAGTTCTCGATCACGCTCAAGAACCGTACGACCATGTCCGCATCTCGACTCACCGCGGAGTGCCCGACCTCGATCCAGAACGGGTCGCCGAATCCGAAGGAGGCCTGCACCCCGGTCGGCGAGCCGCAACCGAGGGCGAGGCACAACGAGAAGAGCGGGGCAAGGCGCTTGATCATGCACGCCCTACCCCGCCCTCCCTTCCCCCGTCACTGAGGGTCCATCACGTGCCGCAGGTTACCAGGCGGTCACCGCTTCGAGCATGAAGCCGTTGAACTTGCCGTTGCTGCGGATGTCGCGGCGGGCGAAGCCGTCATAGGTCTGCGTCACGTACTCGGCCTTCAGCAGGAGGTTCGGGGTGAGGAACCAGCCGCCGCCGAACTGGGTGCGGTTGACCTTCACGTCAGAGTTGTCCTGCAGGGTCGGGCCGGCACCGCTCACTCCGAGGTCACCCGCGAAGTTCGCGAGACGGCCGGCGATGTAGAGCTTGTCCGAGGGGCCGAAGCGGTAGGTCAGGTCGAACTGGTTATGCGTGATGTCGCGCGTCACCGTCTCGGCCGCCGACCGACCCTTGGCGCTCTCGATCACGCCGAAGAACTCGAGGCCGCGGAACTTGACGAACGGGTTGATCATCGTGCCGGTCATCTCGTCCGAGAACCCGGGGTTCACCGCGCCGGACGTGAAGTTGGCCGACTCGCTTGCCCGGAAGTTCTCGAGCACGTAGTAGTAGCGCGAGCCCGCGCGGTCGCCGCTGTAGATCGTGTTGCTCACCGCGCTGTTCTGGCTGCGCCACGAGCCAGTCAGGCGGACGCGGAGATCGTCGTTGACCTGGCGATCGTATCCGAGCTTGATCATGTGCGCCGGATCGCGATCGGCCGGGCGGGCCAGCTGGCCGCGGATCTCGCCGTTCGTGATCGCCGCGACGGCGAGGAAACCGTTCCGCTGGAAGACCGCCTCGGCACCTACTTCCGTCGTGAAGGCCTCGAGGATCGAGTTGCCGACGAGCGGGTTGTACATCGCCTGGCCGTTGTCGGTGCGGCGGAAGTGCTGGTCACCGTAGTTCACTTCGAAGTGGCCGATCTTGAGCGTCGTGTACTTCATGATGCTGTTGAAGAGCGGGAGGTCGAACGGCGACTCGTCGATCTGGATGAAGCCGTCCTTGACCCACGTCTCGTTGTGATGCCGCGCCGAAAGATAGCTGGTCATCTGGACGCGGATACCCGGGGCCAGCTGCGCATTGAAGATCATGTTCGCGACGGCGTTGTTGAAGCCCTTGCCGATCTCGATCAGGCGGTTGCGATCGGAGATCGCCGCGCTGCCGGCAGCACCCGGCGACGGATTGACCGCGGCGACGAACACCGAGTCGGCATCATTGGAGTGCGTGAGCCCCTGGAACTGCTGGGTGAACGCGGCACCGATCGTCATCTTGAAGCCTTCATACGTCGCGCCCGCCCGCTTCGGCGTCTCGAACATGTTGATGCCGCGCGAATCGTACGGCCGCGTGTACTGGATGACCATCGGCTGCGGGTACTTCACCTGCGCCGAGTCGAGGACCTGCGCGCCGGCCGGGGCGGCCATGGCCAGGCCGGCGACGAGAGAGAGGGCGGTACGGATGTTACGCATATATGGGTACCTCGGGGGAAGAGACCGGCACCCGCCGGTCAGGGTTGGAGCTGCACAGTGGGGGAGAGACGTTCGGAACCGTTCAGGGCTGGAGCTGCAGGTCGAAGTTCACGGTGATCGTCGGATCCACCTTGAGCGCGCCCATCATCAGCTTGGGCGGCTGCACGTTCCAGTCGGTCATGAGGACCGCGTACTTGCCGGTCACGCGGAGCGCGCCGGCCGCACCGGACGCGTACTCGACCGGGAACGAGATGGGCTTCGTCACGCCGTTCAGCGTGAGCGTGCCGTTGAGCGTGCCCTTCACGGGGGCGCCGGCCGCGAGTTCGTAGCCGGTGAGCGCGAACACGATCGTGCGCTGGGTCGTGGCGTTGAGGGCCTTCATCATGTGCCCGTTCATCGTCCCGTTCTCGCAATCGAGCTTCGCGACCGGGAACGTGAGCGAGACGGTCTTCACGGCCTTCTGCGCCTTCAGGACGTTCGCAGCGGCGCCGGCCTCCGCGTCGATCACGGCGTCGATCTGCGTCGCCTTGCAGGACCAGTCGCGCACGGTCGACTTCCCGTCGAACCAGAGCTTGCTCTCGGCGCGGAGCTTGAGGGGATCGAGCAGGGGGCGCCAGGCGCCTGCGACGGCGAGCAAGAGCAGGGCGGTCGCGGCACCGCGGATTCGACTGCTCATGGGGGAGTCTCCGGTCCAGGTTCACGTTCCGCGCACGGTGCGCGTTTCGTGGTATGAAGCTCGGTGTGGGGACATTCCCTGACAGTAGGGCAGTACCGGAACTTTGGTCCGGTCCTTTCGGCTCTTTGGGTAGGGGGATTCCCTACCCGCCCTTACACTAGTCGCAGGGGAGCGCGTCTGGGTAGCGCGGCGAGTGCGACCAACCGGTCAGCGTAAGCGTCGTGATGCCCAGGACGGGCATCCGGCTCTCGATCCGGATCGGGATGTGGCACTCCTCTGCGTAGAGGTTGATCCGGATGGTCCCGGTACCCTTGTACCGCTTGGGGTCACGCACCTCCATCTCCACGACGCGCGTCCGGAAGATCCCTGCGGCCGTACTGAGCGTCTCCTCTCCCTTCACGCGCACCACGGTCGGGTTGCGGGTGGCGTCGAAGTGCCGGTCGAACCGGAGCACGGTATCGCG encodes:
- a CDS encoding YceI family protein, whose amino-acid sequence is MSSRIRGAATALLLLAVAGAWRPLLDPLKLRAESKLWFDGKSTVRDWSCKATQIDAVIDAEAGAAANVLKAQKAVKTVSLTFPVAKLDCENGTMNGHMMKALNATTQRTIVFALTGYELAAGAPVKGTLNGTLTLNGVTKPISFPVEYASGAAGALRVTGKYAVLMTDWNVQPPKLMMGALKVDPTITVNFDLQLQP